From Varibaculum massiliense, a single genomic window includes:
- a CDS encoding ferredoxin family protein, giving the protein MTEYLPESVSERLTANIYEVDEEESHIAIDQELAKATGAGKLLERVCPAHVYSAREDGSVDIEYAACLECGTCLAVAPPGVLKWHYPRSMMGVSYRQG; this is encoded by the coding sequence ATGACTGAATATCTTCCCGAAAGCGTATCTGAGAGACTTACCGCCAATATTTACGAAGTAGACGAAGAAGAATCCCATATAGCTATCGACCAAGAATTAGCGAAAGCCACGGGTGCCGGAAAACTTTTAGAGCGCGTTTGTCCTGCTCACGTCTATTCTGCTCGCGAGGACGGCTCAGTGGATATCGAATATGCGGCCTGCCTGGAATGCGGTACCTGCCTGGCAGTAGCCCCTCCCGGGGTGCTCAAATGGCATTACCCGCGCTCTATGATGGGGGTTAGTTACCGCCAGGGCTAA
- a CDS encoding FAD-dependent oxidoreductase, which yields MSVEYDFDVIIVGGGVAGTVCAYLLAKEGHEVLLIERGSEVGAKNLSGGVFYCQVMNQIFPDFIEKAPLERKITKNILSFLNPKSAVNLEYWDQRLAEPVNAVSVLRAKLDPWLAEQAEEAGATIMPGMKVDELVREDGKFCGVRAGEDTVYGKVIVAADGVNSFLAQYAGIRPQEPLSHLGVGVKSVIHLGEETVKERFNLQEGEGAAYQMVGDCTQGVAGGGFLYTNRDSVSVGIVAMLDDLKKKQLPSSDLHDHFLKHPFIEPFLRGGKLIEYGCHLVAEGGKTMQHGLVHDGLVLIGDAAGFTLNTGFTIRGMDLAAGSAQAAANAIDTALRAENFSASSLSKYLENYQTSFVGKDTETFARAPQFLHNQELYGQLGELAADTLHGIYNLDTTPRQRLLPVVRAALKKSPLSMRRLVKLGLQAVRSI from the coding sequence ATGAGCGTGGAATACGATTTCGATGTCATTATCGTAGGCGGCGGCGTCGCCGGAACGGTATGTGCCTACCTATTAGCAAAAGAGGGGCACGAGGTCTTATTGATTGAGCGCGGCTCGGAAGTGGGGGCTAAGAACCTCTCTGGCGGGGTGTTTTACTGCCAGGTAATGAACCAGATTTTCCCGGACTTTATTGAAAAAGCGCCCCTTGAACGGAAAATTACCAAGAACATTTTGTCGTTCCTGAACCCGAAGTCTGCGGTCAACCTGGAGTATTGGGATCAGCGCCTAGCAGAACCAGTTAACGCTGTGAGCGTTTTGCGCGCCAAACTTGACCCCTGGTTGGCGGAACAGGCAGAAGAGGCCGGTGCCACCATTATGCCGGGTATGAAAGTTGATGAACTGGTGCGTGAGGACGGGAAGTTCTGCGGGGTACGCGCCGGAGAAGACACCGTGTACGGCAAAGTGATCGTGGCAGCTGACGGAGTTAATTCTTTCCTGGCGCAATATGCCGGGATTCGCCCGCAAGAACCCCTTAGTCACCTGGGGGTGGGGGTAAAATCCGTTATCCATTTGGGGGAAGAAACGGTTAAAGAGCGCTTCAATCTGCAGGAAGGTGAGGGCGCCGCCTATCAAATGGTGGGGGACTGCACTCAGGGGGTAGCCGGCGGCGGTTTCCTGTACACCAACCGGGACTCGGTTTCTGTCGGGATTGTGGCGATGTTAGACGACCTGAAGAAAAAACAGTTACCCTCTTCTGACCTGCATGATCATTTCTTAAAGCATCCCTTTATCGAGCCGTTCCTCCGCGGAGGAAAGCTGATTGAATATGGCTGTCACCTGGTAGCCGAAGGCGGAAAGACTATGCAACACGGCTTGGTTCACGATGGACTGGTGCTAATCGGGGACGCCGCTGGGTTTACCCTCAACACTGGGTTCACGATTCGGGGAATGGACTTAGCGGCCGGATCTGCCCAGGCTGCCGCCAACGCCATTGATACCGCGCTCAGAGCGGAAAACTTTAGCGCGTCCTCGTTAAGTAAATATCTGGAAAACTACCAGACGTCTTTCGTAGGCAAAGATACGGAAACTTTCGCGCGGGCTCCCCAGTTCCTACATAATCAGGAACTGTATGGTCAGCTAGGTGAGCTCGCGGCCGATACCCTCCACGGGATCTATAACCTGGACACTACCCCGCGACAGCGTCTGTTACCGGTGGTGCGGGCGGCGTTGAAGAAATCTCCGCTCAGTATGCGCCGCCTAGTGAAGCTCGGTTTACAAGCAGTGAGGTCGATTTAA
- the hrpA gene encoding ATP-dependent RNA helicase HrpA, with the protein MPVRLSSEVRRAMSGQQAANEQHQRAKRREKPCEKSDRPGRRRTKALNNPPAKINFPEELPVSARRQEIAEAIANHQVVVVSGETGSGKTTQLPKICLELGRGRGALIGHTQPRRIAARSVATRIAHELGEDLGKTIGFQVRFTDVVSSKTMVKLMTDGILLAEIRTDPLLKRYDTIIVDEAHERSLNIDFILGYLARLLPRRPDLKVIITSATIDSQRFAEHFSRPGSPVPIIEVSGRTYPVQVLYRPLDGSDSGDEDAEDAEEPFEENRKHFSNQPKEGAARGEIKDQTEGICQAVEELFACGPGDILVFLPGERDIRDTEAALAAHLGSRYVRAGERSNTPGAVEILPLFARLSPAEQQRVFAPHPYPRIVLATNVAETSLTVPGIKYVIDPGLARISRYSQRTKVQRLPIEEVSQASARQRAGRCGRISDGICIRLYSEENFLARPRFTEPEILRTSLAAVILAMASLNLGKVANFPFIDAPDSRQVRDGEQLLYELGALSERGENAEGYRLTKLGKRLAKLPIDPRLARMLLEADRRGCVSEALVIVSALSMQDVRLRPLEHQEAADQAHSRFLNPSSDFLTYLNLWRYLRTQSRDLSGSAFRRMCQREFLHYLRTREWQDLTGQLRQLLKELGISARPLAKPSRSTYQIDPQSRELIATCQNLTSKYSDTDAIHRSLLVGMLSGIGNWDQRAKQYLAPRGARFTIWPGSGLSNRTFDWVMAAELVETSRLFARNVARVNPDWIIHAGKHLVKRSYGEPYWSSRKGTALVPERVTLYGLTIAAEVPVPLSRLGNKAIPALSPAASKLDLPGEQTPQTAREWARALFIANALVKGDAPLNYPFLKRNEKMLERAREVEQRTRQAGIIAGEDALAAFFAARLGKEVTNPGTFAAWFKRQDDPHLLDYPEDVVLTPAATQKAPRNYSSGKAADHSIGGRTDLAGKLTRLSRAGFPDRWIGTDFSLPLQYHFAPGKEEDGITCQVSLEQLPYLNPQEFQWTVPGLWSELFTALIRALPKTVRRQLVPAPQVAAEVSAWIERELTNPTAATGAAESREPTPVQIKQEEALQASLGRLAAWAGIEKNDKNAPNSENQPKVPGNEGSAKHAPGAPKSADRREKENAPGTGANAPAAADTPKHPGHHGLTEVSPKKKQTAPSRPLASLLIAALDQLRAVEVTEQDFSQAVTALPVHLRIRFALRIGKEQIYSRDLEKLQKRYGKIGRAARKQVIRDALSQVSKSERDKKNSTPSKTTRSSGETTKASRQRFPETDFSSSWPQIRGKAAVLPAQTDTSPAEVSSHEFPGLLPQRLPRPFGLSLLSGPQKNRYENLGSAHKNNENNNQQDSASPVFPVRVARFENLQQAQRSHHFGVTYLLCSQLYLPPGRISTRWPAHLALNLAALPYAKATLLSELQLVATWRCLAQAKVDTWTVRDSSALRQLATDFRDRFEDEIYTLAGKIGEVGASYREVSAALSGHFPLSALSEVTQVRSQLSQLIYPGFLWDLCEGAEDLGRYLQAIATRLEKAHQGQNSGSHQEEQALAIWEDAREKLENRESLAADPAAVASLIHGRWLVEELRVSLFAQPLGTRERVSLKRLSKLLKDPTP; encoded by the coding sequence ATACCCGTTAGACTTTCCTCAGAGGTTAGGAGGGCGATGAGCGGGCAGCAGGCAGCTAACGAGCAGCATCAGCGGGCTAAGCGACGCGAAAAACCGTGCGAGAAAAGTGACCGTCCAGGTCGCCGCCGCACAAAAGCCTTAAATAACCCTCCTGCAAAGATCAACTTTCCCGAGGAGCTTCCAGTTAGTGCGCGGCGGCAAGAAATCGCCGAAGCTATCGCCAACCACCAGGTGGTAGTAGTTTCCGGGGAAACTGGTTCCGGGAAAACTACGCAGTTGCCAAAAATCTGTTTAGAGCTAGGCAGAGGACGCGGCGCCCTCATCGGACACACCCAGCCGCGCCGGATTGCTGCCCGCTCGGTTGCTACCCGGATTGCCCACGAGCTGGGAGAAGACCTGGGGAAGACCATCGGGTTCCAGGTGCGATTCACGGACGTGGTCTCTAGCAAAACCATGGTCAAGTTGATGACGGATGGGATTCTACTAGCGGAAATCCGCACCGATCCCCTGCTGAAACGCTATGACACAATCATCGTGGATGAAGCCCACGAACGCTCCCTGAATATTGATTTTATTTTGGGGTATTTGGCGCGCCTACTGCCTCGCCGCCCCGATCTGAAAGTCATTATCACCTCGGCAACTATTGATTCTCAGCGCTTTGCCGAGCATTTTTCCCGCCCCGGTTCCCCGGTGCCAATTATTGAGGTTTCGGGGCGCACCTACCCGGTTCAAGTGCTTTATCGCCCTCTAGATGGCTCCGATAGCGGGGATGAGGACGCAGAGGACGCTGAGGAACCCTTCGAAGAAAACCGTAAGCACTTCTCTAATCAGCCAAAAGAGGGAGCCGCCCGCGGTGAAATAAAAGACCAAACCGAGGGGATCTGCCAGGCAGTTGAGGAACTCTTTGCTTGCGGTCCCGGCGATATTTTGGTGTTTTTGCCAGGCGAGCGGGATATTCGGGACACCGAGGCCGCCCTCGCCGCGCATTTAGGTTCCCGGTACGTGCGCGCCGGGGAACGCTCAAACACCCCGGGAGCAGTAGAAATCTTGCCGCTATTTGCCCGGCTATCCCCGGCCGAACAGCAACGAGTCTTCGCCCCGCACCCTTATCCGCGAATCGTACTTGCCACCAATGTGGCAGAAACTTCCCTAACCGTGCCCGGAATAAAATACGTGATCGATCCCGGTCTGGCCCGGATTTCTCGCTATTCCCAGCGCACCAAAGTGCAGCGCCTACCTATTGAAGAAGTTTCGCAAGCCAGTGCCCGACAGCGGGCGGGGCGTTGTGGACGGATTAGCGACGGGATTTGTATCCGGCTGTATTCGGAAGAGAATTTCCTGGCACGTCCCCGTTTTACCGAACCAGAAATTTTGCGCACCTCCTTGGCGGCAGTGATTTTGGCGATGGCCTCGTTAAACCTGGGGAAAGTCGCCAATTTTCCCTTTATCGATGCGCCGGATTCGCGGCAAGTCCGGGACGGGGAACAGCTGCTTTACGAACTGGGTGCTCTTTCGGAGCGGGGCGAAAACGCCGAGGGCTACCGCCTCACCAAGCTGGGCAAACGCCTTGCGAAGCTGCCGATTGATCCGCGTCTGGCGCGGATGCTGCTAGAGGCTGACCGGCGCGGCTGCGTATCGGAGGCGCTAGTAATAGTTTCAGCGCTTTCGATGCAAGATGTACGTCTGCGCCCTCTAGAACACCAAGAAGCCGCTGATCAAGCTCATTCGCGTTTCCTGAACCCCAGCTCCGATTTCTTGACTTACCTGAATCTTTGGCGCTACCTGCGCACCCAATCCCGCGATCTATCCGGGAGTGCTTTTCGGAGAATGTGTCAGCGCGAATTTCTGCATTACCTGCGTACTCGGGAATGGCAAGATCTCACCGGCCAACTGCGGCAACTATTAAAAGAGCTGGGAATTAGCGCACGTCCCTTGGCGAAACCGTCCCGCTCCACCTACCAGATAGATCCGCAGTCTCGCGAACTGATTGCGACCTGCCAAAACCTCACCTCAAAATATTCTGACACGGATGCTATTCATCGGTCCCTACTGGTGGGAATGCTTTCGGGGATTGGCAACTGGGATCAGCGCGCCAAACAGTACCTGGCTCCGCGCGGCGCTCGCTTCACCATCTGGCCAGGTTCGGGGCTCTCTAACCGCACTTTCGATTGGGTAATGGCTGCCGAACTGGTAGAAACCTCGCGGCTGTTTGCTCGCAACGTTGCCCGGGTTAACCCCGATTGGATTATTCATGCCGGAAAACACCTGGTGAAACGCTCCTATGGGGAGCCGTATTGGTCAAGTAGAAAAGGCACGGCGCTAGTGCCGGAACGGGTCACCCTCTACGGACTCACGATTGCCGCGGAGGTGCCAGTTCCCCTGTCTAGGCTGGGAAATAAAGCGATACCAGCGCTATCGCCGGCGGCAAGCAAACTGGATCTGCCTGGCGAGCAGACCCCGCAAACCGCCCGAGAGTGGGCGCGTGCCCTCTTTATTGCTAATGCCCTGGTCAAAGGGGATGCCCCCTTGAACTATCCCTTCTTGAAACGCAATGAAAAGATGCTGGAGCGCGCCCGGGAAGTTGAGCAACGCACCCGCCAGGCGGGAATAATTGCCGGCGAGGACGCTTTAGCGGCTTTCTTCGCTGCCCGCTTGGGCAAAGAGGTAACCAACCCGGGAACTTTCGCCGCCTGGTTCAAGCGGCAAGATGACCCCCATTTATTGGATTACCCCGAGGACGTGGTGCTCACCCCCGCTGCCACCCAAAAAGCACCCCGCAACTATTCCAGTGGTAAAGCCGCGGATCATTCGATTGGGGGTAGAACTGATTTGGCCGGCAAACTTACCCGGCTGTCTCGCGCCGGGTTCCCCGATCGCTGGATAGGAACAGATTTTAGTTTGCCCCTGCAGTATCACTTTGCCCCCGGTAAGGAAGAAGATGGGATTACCTGCCAGGTTAGCTTGGAGCAATTGCCGTACCTTAATCCGCAAGAGTTTCAATGGACAGTACCGGGGCTCTGGTCAGAGCTGTTCACCGCGCTGATTCGAGCGCTACCCAAAACAGTGCGCCGCCAGTTAGTTCCTGCCCCGCAGGTGGCTGCGGAAGTCAGCGCGTGGATTGAGCGCGAACTGACCAACCCCACGGCTGCTACTGGTGCCGCCGAAAGCCGCGAGCCCACCCCGGTGCAGATTAAGCAAGAGGAAGCATTGCAGGCTTCCCTGGGGCGCCTGGCGGCATGGGCAGGGATTGAAAAAAACGATAAAAATGCTCCTAACAGCGAAAATCAGCCTAAAGTTCCAGGGAATGAAGGCAGCGCGAAGCATGCTCCAGGTGCTCCAAAGAGCGCGGACCGCAGAGAAAAAGAGAACGCTCCAGGGACAGGCGCCAATGCACCCGCAGCGGCGGATACCCCTAAACATCCTGGGCATCACGGTCTGACGGAAGTTTCGCCTAAGAAGAAGCAAACTGCCCCCTCGCGCCCGCTGGCTTCGCTGCTCATCGCGGCTCTCGATCAGCTGCGCGCCGTGGAAGTAACCGAGCAAGACTTTTCCCAGGCAGTCACGGCTCTGCCTGTGCATTTGCGGATTCGCTTTGCGCTTCGGATAGGGAAAGAACAGATATATTCTCGCGACCTCGAAAAACTGCAAAAGCGTTATGGAAAGATAGGACGCGCTGCCCGCAAGCAAGTAATTCGCGATGCGCTTTCGCAGGTGAGCAAATCCGAAAGGGATAAGAAAAACTCGACACCTTCGAAAACTACCCGGAGCAGCGGCGAAACCACTAAAGCCAGCAGGCAGCGTTTTCCGGAAACAGATTTTTCTTCTTCTTGGCCACAGATACGCGGAAAAGCGGCAGTTTTACCTGCCCAAACAGACACCTCCCCAGCGGAGGTTAGCAGCCACGAGTTCCCAGGCTTACTACCGCAGCGCCTGCCGCGGCCTTTCGGATTATCGCTACTGTCTGGCCCGCAAAAAAACCGCTACGAAAACCTGGGTTCCGCCCACAAAAACAACGAAAACAACAATCAGCAGGATTCGGCTTCTCCGGTTTTCCCGGTGCGAGTGGCGCGCTTTGAGAACTTGCAGCAGGCTCAACGCTCCCACCACTTTGGGGTTACCTACCTGCTTTGCTCCCAGCTCTACCTGCCGCCTGGGCGAATTTCTACCCGTTGGCCAGCACATTTAGCGCTAAACCTAGCGGCACTGCCCTACGCAAAAGCGACTCTACTTTCAGAGCTACAGCTGGTTGCCACCTGGCGTTGCCTAGCCCAAGCAAAAGTCGATACCTGGACGGTTCGAGATTCTTCGGCTTTGCGACAGCTGGCTACAGATTTCCGCGACCGTTTCGAGGACGAGATTTACACCCTCGCCGGAAAAATTGGGGAAGTTGGCGCCAGCTACCGAGAGGTATCAGCCGCGCTCTCTGGGCATTTCCCGCTCAGCGCTTTAAGCGAAGTTACCCAGGTGCGCTCCCAGCTATCGCAGCTAATCTACCCGGGTTTCCTGTGGGATTTATGCGAGGGAGCCGAAGATTTAGGGCGTTACCTGCAGGCGATAGCTACCCGCCTAGAAAAAGCGCACCAGGGGCAAAACAGCGGGAGCCACCAAGAAGAACAGGCTTTAGCAATCTGGGAAGACGCGCGCGAAAAGCTGGAAAACCGGGAAAGCCTAGCCGCAGATCCTGCTGCGGTAGCGTCCTTAATCCATGGGCGCTGGCTAGTGGAAGAACTGCGGGTTTCGCTATTTGCCCAACCCTTAGGTACGCGGGAGCGGGTATCCCTCAAGCGCCTAAGCAAACTCCTAAAAGACCCTACGCCCTAG
- a CDS encoding serine/threonine-protein kinase codes for MDNYRTAHSYAGRTSSASGNPESSLRQYSPQPPLNIAGYRLLKALGSGTMGEVWKVADSRGNVYAAKILRSKLAIKPGIAQRFRMEKDLVTGVRHQNIVEVYDLVQTPEYMAIIMEYTDGGDLGELLKKRGTLLPLDAVYYCMGIAAGLSPIHHAGIVHRDLKPSNILLKRQGGYLVPKIADFGLARWIDPRYEIQTTKRSGTPYYMAPEMIEGKGVSSKTDIYSLGMILYELLCGITPFRGTVGEVLEHQFYDMPGMLPGIPSSLWNVITQMLAKETSVRPSAAQTHALLKSVVDQVRPLDALPVLKEPPPPQPLADVVRISPADAKTSLASAKPIIPAHDEDETQSGQTARGQVEPAAPAWHPVTLPPAIMVNAEEAIGAGAGSPGEFSPPREQAESANEQTLDVWENSPGFAENLPKSSPHQGAPAPRRSAAKEIVGGVAIGLGIGALITLVAAAILVFAW; via the coding sequence ATGGATAATTATCGGACGGCTCATTCCTATGCTGGACGCACTTCCTCTGCTTCCGGAAATCCGGAGAGCTCATTACGGCAGTATTCCCCTCAGCCTCCCTTAAATATTGCTGGTTATCGTCTGCTCAAAGCCTTAGGGTCGGGCACCATGGGGGAAGTGTGGAAGGTCGCCGATTCCCGCGGAAATGTTTACGCCGCTAAAATTTTGCGTTCTAAGTTAGCAATTAAACCCGGGATTGCGCAGCGTTTTCGTATGGAAAAAGATCTGGTTACCGGGGTGCGGCATCAAAACATCGTGGAAGTTTATGATCTGGTGCAAACTCCAGAATATATGGCGATCATTATGGAATATACCGATGGTGGGGATTTGGGGGAGCTGCTGAAAAAGCGGGGTACGCTGCTGCCTTTAGATGCCGTCTACTATTGCATGGGGATTGCCGCTGGTCTGTCTCCGATTCATCACGCCGGGATTGTGCATCGCGATTTGAAGCCCTCCAATATTTTATTGAAACGACAAGGGGGCTACCTGGTGCCCAAAATCGCGGATTTTGGTTTAGCCAGATGGATTGATCCTCGCTACGAAATCCAGACTACGAAGCGTTCTGGAACCCCCTACTATATGGCTCCCGAAATGATTGAAGGCAAAGGAGTCAGCTCAAAAACTGATATTTATTCCCTGGGAATGATTCTTTACGAGTTACTCTGCGGGATCACCCCTTTTAGAGGGACGGTAGGGGAAGTATTAGAGCATCAGTTCTACGATATGCCGGGGATGCTGCCGGGAATTCCCAGTTCCCTGTGGAATGTGATCACCCAAATGCTGGCGAAAGAGACTTCGGTGCGCCCCAGCGCTGCCCAGACCCACGCCCTCTTAAAGTCAGTAGTTGACCAGGTGCGTCCTCTTGATGCCCTGCCGGTATTAAAGGAGCCTCCACCGCCGCAACCTTTAGCAGATGTAGTGCGGATTTCCCCAGCAGACGCTAAGACTTCCTTGGCTTCGGCGAAACCGATTATTCCCGCCCACGATGAGGACGAAACCCAGTCGGGGCAGACCGCCCGCGGGCAGGTGGAACCGGCGGCTCCCGCCTGGCACCCGGTAACTTTACCGCCAGCAATTATGGTCAATGCCGAGGAGGCTATCGGGGCAGGAGCGGGATCTCCTGGGGAATTCTCGCCGCCGCGGGAGCAGGCGGAGTCAGCAAACGAACAAACTTTAGACGTTTGGGAGAACAGTCCCGGTTTTGCCGAGAACCTGCCGAAGTCATCCCCCCATCAGGGTGCGCCTGCTCCCCGCCGCAGTGCGGCGAAAGAAATCGTAGGCGGAGTGGCGATAGGCTTAGGGATCGGCGCGCTAATCACCCTGGTAGCAGCGGCAATTTTAGTATTCGCGTGGTGA
- a CDS encoding SprT-like domain-containing protein: MDFLKVGNLDEVLALARRTLDACGLRDWEVTLDHARRRAGACHFGDKRISFSRYLLPLYGAGAAREVVLHEVAHAQVGPRAGHGRRWQQAVKALGGRAQRTVAPDAPSLPAPWVGVCKAGHRVERFRTPTRVLACSKCSRDFRTENIFTWTYRGGSPRHHPDYLRELRKICRNYEN, from the coding sequence ATGGATTTTTTGAAAGTAGGCAACTTGGACGAGGTGTTAGCGCTAGCGCGCCGCACCTTGGATGCCTGCGGTTTGCGGGACTGGGAAGTTACCCTAGATCATGCGCGCCGCCGTGCCGGAGCCTGCCATTTTGGGGACAAACGCATTAGTTTTTCCCGCTACCTGCTGCCGCTCTATGGTGCTGGCGCCGCTCGGGAAGTAGTTTTACACGAGGTGGCGCACGCCCAGGTAGGGCCGCGGGCAGGACATGGGCGGCGCTGGCAACAAGCGGTAAAGGCTCTAGGAGGACGCGCCCAGCGGACAGTCGCCCCGGATGCTCCCTCCCTCCCTGCCCCTTGGGTTGGGGTGTGCAAAGCTGGTCACCGCGTCGAGCGTTTCCGCACTCCTACTCGGGTTTTGGCCTGTTCTAAATGTTCCCGTGATTTTCGCACAGAAAATATCTTTACTTGGACTTACCGGGGCGGCTCTCCGCGTCACCACCCCGATTATCTGCGGGAACTTAGAAAAATTTGCAGAAATTATGAAAATTAG
- a CDS encoding TetR/AcrR family transcriptional regulator: protein MTTSPPAPPTVSARREITRQKLFAAARELFAKEGLGKTGVKTLCEAAGFSRGAFYSNFPDFSEFLRQYVHGEFTQVSRQLSRAHSLINQDLSVGIAVEGSFLTTHWPLISKSISSTMLFERDFVLTLTELRVYAARNRDFLPFLRKEILEIEKQLAEIITRCLHTQGLRLRVDPLDCAFVVVALWQADLINRSGGVTSGQVVRPSSNFLEVALPRCLAGMVTSE from the coding sequence ATGACAACCTCACCTCCCGCACCACCAACGGTGTCCGCGCGGCGCGAAATTACCCGGCAAAAATTATTCGCGGCTGCCCGGGAACTATTCGCCAAAGAAGGACTAGGGAAAACCGGGGTGAAAACCCTGTGTGAAGCTGCCGGTTTTTCCCGGGGAGCTTTTTACTCAAACTTCCCTGACTTTTCTGAATTCTTACGCCAATACGTCCACGGCGAGTTCACGCAGGTCTCCAGACAACTATCACGGGCACATTCCCTGATTAACCAGGATTTATCCGTAGGAATCGCCGTAGAAGGTAGTTTCTTAACTACCCACTGGCCGTTGATTAGTAAAAGCATCTCCAGCACTATGTTGTTTGAACGTGATTTTGTGTTAACGCTTACCGAACTACGGGTCTACGCTGCACGCAACCGGGATTTTTTACCGTTTTTACGCAAAGAAATACTGGAAATTGAAAAACAACTGGCAGAAATCATCACCAGATGCCTACACACCCAGGGTTTACGTCTGCGAGTAGACCCCTTGGACTGCGCCTTTGTAGTGGTCGCCCTCTGGCAAGCAGACCTGATAAACCGCTCCGGTGGGGTAACTTCCGGACAAGTTGTGCGCCCTTCCAGCAACTTCCTAGAAGTCGCCCTCCCGCGCTGTTTAGCCGGGATGGTTACCAGCGAATAG
- a CDS encoding phosphoribosyltransferase — protein MADTENREVLTWQGFGDATRQIAQNIVDSGWMPELVVAVARGGLLPAGALSYALGLKAIGTMNVEFYTDIEETLPEPVLIPPLMDVSALSGKRVLVVDDVADSGKTLELVMRLIRERGIPSGQEGERVTVSEARSACIYVKSRSIIKPDYVLKHTDKWINFPWSTLPPVTPGALGH, from the coding sequence ATGGCTGATACTGAAAATCGGGAAGTGCTCACCTGGCAAGGATTCGGGGATGCCACCCGGCAAATCGCGCAAAATATTGTAGATTCCGGGTGGATGCCCGAGCTGGTAGTAGCAGTTGCTCGTGGCGGGCTGTTGCCCGCGGGGGCGCTGTCTTACGCGCTGGGGCTGAAAGCGATTGGGACTATGAACGTCGAGTTCTACACCGATATTGAAGAAACCCTGCCCGAGCCAGTGCTAATCCCTCCGTTGATGGACGTTTCGGCACTTTCGGGTAAACGGGTACTGGTAGTAGATGACGTAGCGGATTCCGGAAAAACCCTAGAGCTGGTGATGCGACTGATTCGGGAACGCGGGATTCCCTCAGGGCAGGAGGGCGAGCGGGTAACGGTTTCGGAGGCTAGAAGCGCCTGTATCTACGTGAAGTCCCGGTCGATTATTAAACCCGACTATGTACTAAAGCATACCGATAAGTGGATTAATTTCCCCTGGTCAACACTGCCCCCGGTTACCCCTGGCGCCCTGGGTCACTAG